From one Candidatus Dormiibacterota bacterium genomic stretch:
- a CDS encoding KH domain-containing protein encodes MTDYGDLARFIANNIVVDKEAVAVKVRPGGRQTVVEIKVGADDMGKLIGKGGRNIDAIRAVVRAAGLRHRQRVQVDVA; translated from the coding sequence GTGACCGACTACGGAGACCTCGCCCGCTTCATCGCGAACAACATCGTGGTCGACAAGGAGGCGGTCGCCGTCAAGGTGCGCCCCGGCGGCCGGCAGACGGTGGTCGAGATCAAGGTCGGCGCCGACGACATGGGCAAGCTGATCGGCAAGGGCGGCCGCAACATCGACGCCATCCGCGCGGTGGTGCGGGCCGCGGGGCTGCGCCACCGTCAGCG